The stretch of DNA GCCGATAAAATAAACGAATGCATTCGAGTCGATGCGAAAGTCATCCGAACAATTTTGTCGGATTGGAACAGATCGAATAGCCTTCGCGCGTTATTGGAAATAAGGCATTCAGGTAGAGGTCCAACGGATCGTTGGGCCCGAAAGTGCTATGAAGTTTTTCCGCCTATTCATGTTGCTGTTGATACTGCGACCCTGCCCAGCGTGTCTGGCCCATGAGGTTGTCGTAGAGATTGCAACGCCGCAGGCGGTAGAAACGTTGTCTGCCAATGCAATCCAAGTTGATTGCAATTGCCCGTGTCCTCATCGTCAAGGGCACGATCATGCACCGCAGCAATCACCCGCTCAACATACGTGTCCTTGTTGCTTCAATAATTATTGGGCCGCACGGGTCACTTCAACGCTCAGTCTACCGCGCAATGGCGCAGATGAGGGGACCTTGCTGGGTTTTCAGGAAGTCGATATCACTCAATCGACTTTTCGAAAAGCAATTGAAACGACTCGCATCGCGCTCCCTGACCGTAACGAAATTTCGTTGCCACTGCTGATCTAGCGAACCTGAGGTCGATCGCGCGCTGATCCAGCGATCCCTCTGCTGCTGACGCTGGTATTTCAAGACAACCAGTGGGATGCGCTGCATGAGTGCTCTCCTGCTGGCCTGCGTCAAGAAATCGCTCGTCGATAACATCCCGATCCTGGTGCGATGATGTCTGCGGATAGTCACCGTTCAATCAGGAATCGCAATAAAATAGAGAGACTTCCCTAATCCCATTATTGTGGAAAGCCATCCCAATGAATCTTAAACCTTTTGGACCGCTTCGGATCATTTTGACCTGCGGAAGTATCCTCGGCGCAATGGCGCAGTGCGAGGCGGCTGATCCCGTCAAGATTGCAACTCGCAGCAAGACCGAAACCTCCATTGCTGCCAGCTCGCAGCAGGAAAAATATTCGTTCATCATGTTTTGGAAGAAACAGGATGAAGCGACGAACGCCATGTGGAAGAACTTGCAGGCCGGTCTGGCGGATCGGTCGCAGCTAGCCACTCCCGTAGCGGTGAACGTCAATGCCCCTCAAGAAGCGGCAATCGTGAAACGCTTTGGCGTCAGCCGCGCGCCGATGCCATTGATGCTCGCTGTCGCTCCCAATGGAGCCGTGACCGCTTCGTATGCCAAAGTGTTGGACACAACCAAAATCGACAACGCGTTTGTCACGCCGACCATGACCCGCTGTATGTTGGCCATGCAGCACCGCAAGGTCGTTTTGCTCTGCGTCCATGGCGATGATCAAACGGCCCCACCGGCGGGTGTGACCGAGTTCAAATCCATCCCGTGTTACCAGAACACCTCGGAAATCGTGCACATGCATGTCAGCGATCCTGCGGAAACGAAATTCCTCAAGGAATTGGAAATCCCACGAACGTCGCAGACGACGACAACGGTATTCATGGCACCGCCGGGTGTGCTGCTTGGCAAATATCCGACCAACGTGACCAAGGCGCACTTGATTTCCAAACTACAGGCCGCCGGAAAGGGCTGTGGAGACAAAAACTGCAAACATTGCAGGCAGTAACTCTGAAACCAACTCTGGGAAGGATTCCAATATGACACTCACATCCATCATCTGGAAAGAGTTACGAGAACGGCCGACGGCTATGTTCACCAGCGTCCTGGCGATCCTGCTGGGCGTGACCGCACTCGTAGCCATTCGCAATGTTACTGTCTTCTCTGAACAAGAAGTCGCCGGCAAGCTCGATGCCTTGGGCGCCAATGTGTTGGTTTTGCCTAAAGGAGTCACGCTCCAAGATTACTACGCCGCCGACATGCACAAAGAAACGATTCCTGAAGAACATGTCGCCGAATTGGCGATGGCCGGACTGACCGGTGTCGAGGGCTTGTCGCCGAAACTGTGCGTGCCGATTACATTGCAGGAGAAATCCGCCACGCTGACCGGGATTTTACCGCAGGCGGAGCTGCAAACTATGGCTGCTTGGCAAGGCGGTCAGTTGTTTAAAAAACATGTCGGCTGCAAAGCTAAGATCAACGTAGCGAATGCGACAGACGATGCCCCGGAAGCCTTAGCACGTCGACGCACGGTTCAGGATCTGCAGGAAAACGATGCCATTCTCGGCGCGGACCTAGCCGCCCGCACAGGGCTGAAAACGGGTGATTCCATTAATCTATTGGGCGAATCGTTCACCGTGATCGCCGCACTGGAACCAACCGGAACCATCGACGATACACGTGTCTTCGCGCATCTGCACACCGTACAACGGTTGTCGAATGCGGGGGAAGTCGTCAACGTCATTGAGGTCATGGGGTGTTGCGAAGATGTCGCCAATGGACTGGTGACGGAATTGAGCACGATGCTGCCTAATACGAAAATCGTGACCATCGCCAATGTCGTCGAGACACAGGTTTCGATCAATCGCATGATGACGCGGTTGTCGTATTTGTTTCTGGCAATTCTGATTGCCGTCGGCGGCGCGAGCATGGCCAGTGCGATGTATGCCAATGTGATGGAACGCCGCCGCGAAATCGGGACCTTGATGGCGCTGGGAGCGACACCGCATTTCGTCACCCGCTTGTTCCTGTTCAAAGCCGGACTACTGGGCTTGGTGGGCGGGATCGGCGGGTATCTGGTGGGTAGCGTTTTGGCGCTGGTCCTTGGCCCTAACTTTGCGGGCGTCGCCGTGCAACCGATTCCTTCGTTGGCATTGATTGCCGCGGGGACCGCCATGTTGGTCTCCTTCGCCGCCAGTTACTTTCCGGCTCGCCGTGCGGCAGGCCTTGATCCTTGTCTTTGCTTCCAGGAGGTTTGATCGCATGTTACGACTCGAACAGGTCAGCAAACTGTATCGCAAACGGCAAGAAGAAATCGCCGCACTGCAAGCGACCGATTTGGAGATTCCCGATGGAGACTACGTGGCCATTATCGGTCCCAGTGGCAGTGGCAAAACGACGTTGTTGTCATTGCTGGGAGGCATGTTGGCCCCCACGGCCGGCAAGATGTGGATCGACGACGAGTCGGTCTATGATTTGCCAATTGTGGACCGCGCCCGTTTGCGGCAGAAGAAAATCGGGTTTGTGTTTCAAACGTTTAACCTCGTGCCGTATATGACGGCCCGCGAAAACGTGCAAGTCCCGTTGTTTTTAGCAGGCACAAAGCCTGCCGCGCAGCAAGTACGAGCGACGGAATTATTGGAAAGCGTTGGTTTGGCGGATCGAATGGATCACAAACCGTGCGAATTGAGCACCGGCCAGCAACAGCGTGTCGCTTTGGCCCGCACATTGGCCAACGATCCCGATTTGATCCTGGCGGACGAACCGACCGGAAACCTCGACCCAGAGTCGCGGCAGATGGTTTTGTCTTATTTTGAGAAGTTCAATCAAGACGGGAAAACCATCGTGATGGTCACACACGACATCGCCGCTGCCCGTACGGCACAGCGGTTGATGCAACTCTCTGAAGGAGTGCTCGTCGAAGTGCCCTATAAACCCATTTTGAAGTCTGCTTAAAAACTTCACTGTCGCAAGACCTCGCCCGGCCGGTGTTTATTCCCGGACCGGGCGTTTTTTATTACTGATGCTTTATGGCACGGTCGCGTGGTTACGATTTCTATAATGAATGTCTTGATACCCACGCTTGAGCGCGATGCCGAAGGTATCTTTGAAATCGGTTTTAATCGAGAACATTGTTGAGCGTCGGCAAATCTGCTCGTTGTTCTGCAGTTCGCTCAGGATTGTCGGCTAGCTGTCTGCGAAACGCACTCCCCATCGCGTCGCCTTGCCAGGGGACAGAGGCCAGGGGCCCATAAAGGTGACGTTGTAGTTCGATTGCAGCATCACGAAGTGCGGGGACTGGTTGAAAGTCGGTCGGCTGATGGAGTCTCCACGCCAGCCACGCCGCTTCAGCAGCATGCGGGGCGTGTCGGCGGCAAGCCCTTCTCAGTTTCCTGGCTGCGATTTTTTCCGGTGGGTTGAATTGAATCCAGAATGCGCGCGCCCACTTGCTGATTTGGTTTCGCTGCCAAATGAGAATACCGCCTAGCGTCGCTGCTAACAGAATCCCCATCCGCCAGCGGCCATTCTGTCCAGAGGATTGCTTGACGGTCTCTGTGTGCGGCGTGGCGGCCACCTGGAAGGTGACTGCGGGCAAGACCTTCGATCCGTACTGCTGAGATTTCGGATTCCACCAAATGTATTTTATAGCGGGAAGGGTCCAGGTCCCGGGTTGCTGAAGGACATACGTGATTGTGTCCCGGCGCGTTCCAGTGAACTCGCCCCGTTCGGTTTTGTCGGTGACTTCAGGTTTTCCAAGATAGACTCGAATTCCACTCGGCACGTCTGTCGGCGGCGGCGAGAGCGCCATGCCTGTCATTTGGTCAGCCGTTTGCGTGATGGATCGGTGAAACACCGCTCCCTGTTTGGCCGGCCCAGGTTCTGGCTGCCATGTCTCGGTGACGGCAATCTCATTTGTGGTCACCAAGAAACCGATGTCTGAGCTGTCGGGAGGTCGCTGGATTGTGAAACGCATTGCAGGCACTTTTTCGACATGCTCGATACCCGGACCGACGAAGTCGTTGCGGCTGGTAAAGCGGACCTCGAAGCTAGGAAGTTCGATGTCACCCGCAATTTGAGAGAACAGAGCAAATTCGTGCGTTTGGATGAACCACGTCTCTCCTTCGAGG from Symmachiella dynata encodes:
- a CDS encoding ABC transporter permease, with the translated sequence MTLTSIIWKELRERPTAMFTSVLAILLGVTALVAIRNVTVFSEQEVAGKLDALGANVLVLPKGVTLQDYYAADMHKETIPEEHVAELAMAGLTGVEGLSPKLCVPITLQEKSATLTGILPQAELQTMAAWQGGQLFKKHVGCKAKINVANATDDAPEALARRRTVQDLQENDAILGADLAARTGLKTGDSINLLGESFTVIAALEPTGTIDDTRVFAHLHTVQRLSNAGEVVNVIEVMGCCEDVANGLVTELSTMLPNTKIVTIANVVETQVSINRMMTRLSYLFLAILIAVGGASMASAMYANVMERRREIGTLMALGATPHFVTRLFLFKAGLLGLVGGIGGYLVGSVLALVLGPNFAGVAVQPIPSLALIAAGTAMLVSFAASYFPARRAAGLDPCLCFQEV
- a CDS encoding ABC transporter ATP-binding protein, which codes for MLRLEQVSKLYRKRQEEIAALQATDLEIPDGDYVAIIGPSGSGKTTLLSLLGGMLAPTAGKMWIDDESVYDLPIVDRARLRQKKIGFVFQTFNLVPYMTARENVQVPLFLAGTKPAAQQVRATELLESVGLADRMDHKPCELSTGQQQRVALARTLANDPDLILADEPTGNLDPESRQMVLSYFEKFNQDGKTIVMVTHDIAAARTAQRLMQLSEGVLVEVPYKPILKSA
- a CDS encoding BatD family protein, translating into MNRRRLKQTMCWLAGLCTAFVFLQPAHAAVKLVDISAPAKKTWVGQRTTFYVELRSPGPFVGAAGFSLPQIPRCVIVKVSNPVVSSKVLEGETWFIQTHEFALFSQIAGDIELPSFEVRFTSRNDFVGPGIEHVEKVPAMRFTIQRPPDSSDIGFLVTTNEIAVTETWQPEPGPAKQGAVFHRSITQTADQMTGMALSPPPTDVPSGIRVYLGKPEVTDKTERGEFTGTRRDTITYVLQQPGTWTLPAIKYIWWNPKSQQYGSKVLPAVTFQVAATPHTETVKQSSGQNGRWRMGILLAATLGGILIWQRNQISKWARAFWIQFNPPEKIAARKLRRACRRHAPHAAEAAWLAWRLHQPTDFQPVPALRDAAIELQRHLYGPLASVPWQGDAMGSAFRRQLADNPERTAEQRADLPTLNNVLD